The genomic region CTTGTGTTCCAGTCATCGTCCTTCAGCAGCATCACAGACTCCACCATGTCCCTGAACATCATCACAGTCACGCTGAACATGGGTGAGTGGGTGGTCTGCATGGAGCCTGTAGTCCTTCCAGAGTGAGATGGGGTGGCGGAGAGGGAACTGGGAAGTGGGCAAAGAGAACACATGTGGGGAGGAGTGAGGAGATGGATTCTGTAGGCTTGTCTTGAAGCACTAGTCTTTCAAGAGTTTCTCTGTGTCCCTGACATCTCTCTGGGACAGGAGTGCAAGCGACCAACATTAGAACGTGGTTTGTCTGAGGTTAGGGCTGCTTGTGGCAGCTGCTTTATGATGTCttacttctttctccttccatcGCTGCAGAGAAATACAACTTCCTGGGCATTTCTATTGTGGGACAGAGCAATGAGCGTGGGGATGGAGGCATTTACATTGGCTCTATCATGAAGGGCGGTGCTGTGGCAGCTGATGGCAGGATTGAGCCAGGAGACATGCTCTTGCAGGTACTTCACGCCCACATACCTCCATCTTTGGGCCTgggaaagcagtaagaaaagaCCCAGAAGCCTCCCTGTGCACTTTGGCAGGCTAAACCCAGGAAGCTGCACTTGAAAGAGGGAAGCTGAGTCACTGCTGAGCTGAGTGGGGAGCTCGGCTTCTGGTCACATCTCTGAGACTCACctttttgtgctgtttgcagGTAAATGACATCAACTTTGAGAACATGAGCAACGATGACGCTGTGCGGGTGCTGAGGGAGATTGTACACAAGCCGGGGTGAGTAGTCGGGTTGTTCCTTACCTCTGTGGGCAGCTGTACAGTGTGTGCTTggggttgggggtgtgtgttgtGTCTTCCAGCCACCTCTGCCAGTGGCACTGCAGATTCTTGGAacttttggtggttttggtgttACTTTGATTCCTGGGTTTTCATGCTTGAAGCAAAAATTGAAGCCAACAGAATGGTGGTGAATTGGGGTCTGTGCCCCTTTTTTGTGGGGATGTCATGTTATTAGGGTCATCAGCAACCCTCAGCAGGGTCACATCATTTTGTCCATGCCACTAAGAAAATCCATAGCTGGAGGGGAACAATGGCACTTTACTGGCAGCTTCTCCCTGTCTTGCACAAAAGAGCTCGAATACCGTGTTGGCCTATCATGCAGAGGTTTGTGCCGCTGGGCTCTTGTTCTAACTCTTGCCTCTTTGTTGCAGGCCAATCACCCTGACGGTGGCCAAGTGCTGGGACCCCAGCCCCCGGGGCTGCTTCTCGTTACCCAGGAGTAAGTGGATAGCTGACCCACCCTTAACGCTGGTGCCCAGCTCATGTGAGAGCCCTGCCTTAAGCACTTACTTGGTTGTTGTCTTGTTCCTCCCCTGTGTGTGTGAGATCCCATGTGGCACTGAATTGGGGTTGGATGGGGTTTCAGCTCTCCTGCTAGGAGGCTACTATGTCCTATTCTCAGGCCAAAAAGCCCATAAGCCCAGCCCTCCTTCCCACATCACGCTGGGGACGCGTttcactggggcaggggggtcacTTGCTCGGGGCGccagaggaaagagaaaccCCTCCTTGAGCCATAGGGGGATctctccctctgcacctctCCTGCTGacccttcctctcttctttctctcccagtTGCTCCCCAGCGGATCTGGGCTGGGCCAGACTCTCCATGCTCCGATCCGGGTGAGTCCCGGCAGATGCTGGGGATGGAATGGGCTGTGCTGAGTCCCTGTCCTTCCCCAGAGGTTGATTGGATGAGGGGATAATTTCTTATAGCTACTAACTGACTCTTTCTTCAATGCAGGTGAGCCCATCCGGCCCATCGACCCGGCAGCCTGGGTGTCTCACACAGCAGCGATGACTGGCACCTACCCAGCGTACGGTATGAGTCCATCCATGAGCACAAtcacttccaccagctcctccaTCACCAGCTCCATCCCAGAGACCGAACGTAAGTCCTTGTGCCTCCGTGCTCCACCCGCTGCACGGCTTCCTCACCTTCACTGTGCTGTAAAGGGAGCAATACATCTGCTTGGGGACAGCTGGGATGGGCAAGATGTGCCCTGCCAAGGgactgggagggagggagctctCACCAGGCAGGCATCCGGATCAGTGGGAGTTCTGCCTGCATGAATTGATACTCCATTTTTCAGCCTTCTGTGTAAGGGGAGTAGAAGAGCCTGGGTATGATCCAGGAGCTGTGGCAGGTGCAGAGGGAAGGCTCAGAGCAGTCAGGGGTTATCGGCTGAGACTGCGGGGCTGGAGGGGGTCAGCTTGTCCCTAGAGCAATTGCCCTCCCAGACAGCAGATAGGGCAGggtggaggaggcagctgggagcacagTGCCTTGCAGTGGGGCAGAGTCCTACTGAGCACAAGGCTCTTGCCTGCTTTCTGAAGGTTTTGGGCGATTCTAGGTTACAGAACCCTGAAGCCAAGGGTCTGGAGAGCTCAAACGGGGCAAAAAGCCAGGAGTTTGTTACAGGTTTGTGAGGAGCAGAGAGTTCTCTTGCTGGGCTGCATGGGCTCAGTTGGCAGCTTTTGGATCTCAGCTGCTTGGGACtggctggaaggaggaagaCTCTAGCCTGGGTTTggcacaagaggaaatggctgaCACGTGAAGGGTACCATCGGAAGGCTGGAAGGGGGGTTACACAGCATGCGCCCCAGGGCTGTCTGCAATGTATTGTTCCCTGGCCCATTCTTCCTGTGTGTGATGCTTCCATGTGGCTCTGTTGTCTTTTCTGGCCTCTCTCATCTCTGCCTCCCTTCCTTCATTTACACCACAGGCCTGGATGATTTTCACCTGTCCATCCACAGCGACATGGCCACCATTGTTAAAGCCATGGCCTCACCAGAGTCAGGCCTGGAGGTGCGTGACCGCATGTGGCTGAAGATCACCATCCCCAATGCCTTCATTGGTAAGAGACTGTGCTGcttgcagcagaggcaggggctggggaatgGGTGGCCTGTTTTCCAAGCAGATGCCCAAGGCAGCATCGCTGTCACCATAAACTAACTGTTGACCAGGCCAGAATCACAAATTTAACCTGTGGCTGTGCAgtctgttttcatcttttcGCCCACTTTATCTTGGCTCCAGTGTGGCCCACTGCCTCAAGTGCCACTGTCTTCCTCTGTCTTGCTGTATTTAACTGTGATGTTTGGTGGCAGGTTCGGATGTGGTGGATTGGCTCTATCACCATGTGGAAGGCTTTACAGACCGTCGTGAATCCCGCAAATATGCCAGCAATCTGCTGAAGGCTGGCTACATCCGACATACCGTGAACAAGATCACCTTCTCGGAGCAGTGCTATTATATCTTCGGGGACCTCTGTGGAAGTATGGCACTTGGCatgggtgggagggagaggatgAAGGGGTAGAGGACTTGCAGAGCCCTGCCAACACCATGGGGACATAGCTACAGCCATTGCCCATCAGGCTGAGCCCCTTGTTTTACAGATTCTGTTAGAGAGCGATGAAGAATATCGCAGCTCCCTTGTCGTGCTGCTGGGGTAGTGAATTTGGAAGCAGTGTTGACAGTGCCACCTACTATATGATCTTTCTCCTAGGCAGCTATAGCAGAGTCTTAGTCTTTACTGTCTTCAGGCTCTAAACATCCAATGCTGGCAAGGGGGGTGGTGCTCAGACAACTGGGTTCTGTTCAAATAATGAGGCATGGGGGAAGTAATTGGCAGGGTGAGATGTAGCTCTGATGTGGTCCTTTCCCACCAAACTGGTCTCTGTATTAGAGTGGCAGCTCAGACTCACACAGCCTGGCTTGCTGTCCAGCCAGGAAGCACAAATGGTTGCGTTGACTAGCAGGGAGGGTGCCAACTTCTTGTGTCTCCTTGCGTACCCGATCCTTGTTCATCAGCAGGGGTGGACAGGGAGCTTCTTCATCACAGCTGGCTGTCTTTCCACTTGGATTAACCCCTCTTCTCTACTTTCTTGTAGACATGGCTAATCTATCTCTTCATGATCATGATGGCTCCAGCGGTGCCTCCGATCAGGACACTTTGGCTCCGCTCCCCCACCCAGGAGCTGCACCCTGGCCCATGGCTTTCCCGTATCAGTATCCACCGCCTCATCCGTACAACCCCCACCCCGGCTTCCCTGACCCAGGCTACAGCTATGGAgggggcagcgcaggcagccagcacagtgAAGGTGGGTGAAAACGACTAAAATATGCCTGCAAGTGGGCAGATGTCCTGTTCAAtacagggaggcagcaggaaaaggcTGTTTAGGCAGGGCCCTGTGTGTGGGGAGCCAGGGCAAAAGCAGTCTCAGAAGGGTTGTGAGACTTGGAGTTGAAAGGAGACGGAGAGCCCGGACTGTGCTGGCagatggctgtgctgcagcatgctgtAGTCCTCTCTCGGCCAGAGGAGCATCCTTTCTGCCTGGCTTGTCAGAGCTGTCACCTAACCTTGCCTCATGCGCTTCGCAGGGAGCCGGAGCAGCGGTTCCAATCGCAGCGGCagtgagaggaggaaggagagagagaagactGGGGAGTCCAAGTCAGGCGGCAGCGGAAGCGAGTCGGACCACACCACAAGGAGCAGCATGCGGCGTGAGCGCGCAGCCAGCGAGCGCTCggtgccagccagccagcacagccagcgTAGCCAGCACTCTCTGGCTCACAGCATCCGCAGCCACCACAGCCAGCAGTCATATGGGCCTCCCGGCCTCCCCCCTCTCTTCAGCCCCCCCATGTTGCTGATGCCTCCACCACCTTCAGCCATGGGGCCCCCAGGGGCACCGCCGGGCCGTGACCTGGCCTCTGTGCCCCCCGAACTGACAGCCAGTAGACAGTCCTTCCGAATGGCCATGGGCAACCCCAGTGAGTTCTTTGTGGATGTAATGTGAAGCGCCCATCCCCTGTCTGTCTGctgcccctccttccccactccATCCCCGTCGTTTGTCTCCTAGGACCAGCCCTGGCTTCACCCcttgttttttgggttttgtttttttggtttgttttgtttgtttttttttttttggtcttgataacgaaaagaaaaaaaagggaaaaaaataataaatggaacTAAACCTTGATTCTAATCCCTCCTCGAGCGGGGTGGACGGGCCTGGCAGgcctgctgggtgctgccagcccatCCCGCCAGCAGACTTGTGTATTGCCAATGGTAATTCCCTCCTTCCATCCTCTCTAACCCCATTAATCCGCATCCGTCCCAGCACCCTGTGCTGCTTGCCCGTGTGTCGCTGCTGCCTCGGTCCTTCCACCCTAAacatctcttctttcttttcacccttttgtgtttcttctaTCAAGCAGCAAAGAATTACGGGGTGTTTGACTTTCTCTGAGCCTGCCGCCCATGGGGGGGAGAGCTGGAGCATGGTGTGGCCCGACAGGAGGACACGGAGCTCCAGGGGCGCTGGGCACGCATGGCGCTGAAGATGGCTTCTTTCCTCCCCCTTGCGGAAGACGCCCTGCCCTTCCCGCAGCCCTGAGAGGGGAGCAGGGACCAGCCTTACATATGCGTTTCAAATTCCATTGTAGTTGCCTTTTGGCTAATGCATGAATGTTCCAGGGCTTCAGTGCCTCCGGGGAGTGGAGCGATatgctgcctcttccctcttGCTTCCCTCCTCTTGCCCACATACTGGGCCAGGTCTGAGCCCATGGCAGGACCCTCCTTAACCTTGCCCAGGCTGGAGTCTCAGACTGGGGCTGTACCGCTGCATTCAGCCCGGAGTGGCAGTAGGTGCCTGTACAACTCGGGGCCCTGCACCACCCCTTGGGTACTCGAGGGGGATTTAAGGGCAGAGttcttctccctctgtcctgctctttgccctcctgcctgtgacatgctgctgccagtgctgtaTGTAGGGGCTGTCCCATgcctgggggtggtggtggcagcagctgtggcctcctgctgttgtgctgctgctcagcaatgTGACATCTTCAAGCGCCTGGATGGATTTTGAAGGCGAGGGAGGGGCACAATTGGTTTGTTTTCACGCATTGGGGAAACATGAAGGTCCCCAGTGTTTGTCCTATGAAGAACCAGTCTGCCTCCTGCTTCGCCCAGTGCTAGGagtgctgctggcctggctgccTGGAGGGACGGGGCtctgggatggagctgggatgcTTCCTCCAGGCTGTGAATGGTGTCCGGTAGCAGCACAAGCTTTCcagggagggaggctgcagcctgAACTGTGGGCTGTGGCCTCAGTGCTTGCAGATATGCCAGGACAATTGAGTCCATTTGCTTTGGTGCTCCCtgccctttttccttcctctcctcgGTACTTGGGGACGTGCCTGAGGCTGggggagccccctgccccgggggccGAGCACGGTATGGTACAGGCGTGCTTGGCCATGTGCCTCTTGGTGCTGGCACCCCGGCgccctcctcctgcactgctgtggtGGCTTCCTCTGCCAGCGTTGCCTCCTCCATCTTTCTTGTCTCTGTGGGTTTTATACGCTGGagatgaaatgtatttttgctctTCGGGGGGGTCTGCGTTGCCCCTGCAACCCCTCTGCTAGCTCTCGCGTGCCGCCATTCATCTCCCCGCGACTCCCTAAAGCCTCCCCTTGCCCTCTGCCTGCCGGAGCCAGCGTGCCCGGTGCCCGTGCCCTGCCACCCTCCCGTCCCGGTCCCGGCACCAGCCAGCTGCCGCCTGCCCCCACCTCCCgctgccaccagcagcctcGCTGGCCACCCGCACGCCCTCGTCCTGCCCTGCCCGCTGGGTTTTATAAAGACGAAACCGATctccttgtttttatttataaacatagTTTTATTGGACTTCTGCCttgtgttggtggttttttcccccctcccagccccttctGCCCAGCCTTTCGCTCTGCAGCCAGGTCCCAGCGGGGTAAGGGTGCGCCGAGCCcgggctcctgctgcccccaccccaccccggggTGGCCCGCGGGGTGTCCGTGCGCGGGCGGCGCCCCGGGTGGTGCCAGTGCCGTGGGGAGCCCGCAGTCCCCGTGCAAGGCACACGG from Falco rusticolus isolate bFalRus1 chromosome 13, bFalRus1.pri, whole genome shotgun sequence harbors:
- the DVL3 gene encoding segment polarity protein dishevelled homolog DVL-3 isoform X5, whose protein sequence is MERTGGIGDSRPPSFHPNTGGSRENLDNETETDSVVSSQRERPRRTDGPEHAPRVNGTVKGERRRDLGGYESSSTLMSSELETTSFFDSDEDDSTSRFSSSTEQSSASRLMRRHKRRRRKQKAPRIERSSSFSSITDSTMSLNIITVTLNMEKYNFLGISIVGQSNERGDGGIYIGSIMKGGAVAADGRIEPGDMLLQVNDINFENMSNDDAVRVLREIVHKPGPITLTVAKCWDPSPRGCFSLPRSKWIADPPLTLVPSSFAPQRIWAGPDSPCSDPGEPIRPIDPAAWVSHTAAMTGTYPAYGMSPSMSTITSTSSSITSSIPETERLDDFHLSIHSDMATIVKAMASPESGLEVRDRMWLKITIPNAFIGSDVVDWLYHHVEGFTDRRESRKYASNLLKAGYIRHTVNKITFSEQCYYIFGDLCGNMANLSLHDHDGSSGASDQDTLAPLPHPGAAPWPMAFPYQYPPPHPYNPHPGFPDPGYSYGGGSAGSQHSEGSRSSGSNRSGSERRKEREKTGESKSGGSGSESDHTTRSSMRRERAASERSVPASQHSQRSQHSLAHSIRSHHSQQSYGPPGLPPLFSPPMLLMPPPPSAMGPPGAPPGRDLASVPPELTASRQSFRMAMGNPSEFFVDVM
- the DVL3 gene encoding segment polarity protein dishevelled homolog DVL-3 isoform X4; protein product: MAAAETKIIYHLDEQETPYLVKLPIPAERVTLGDFKGLLNRPNYKFYFKSMDDDFGVVKEEISDDNAKLPCFNGRVVSWLVSAEGSHSDAGSVCADNQTELPPSMERTGGIGDSRPPSFHPNTGGSRENLDNETETDSVVSSQRERPRRTDGPEHAPRVNGTVKGERRRDLGGYESSSTLMSSELETTSFFDSDEDDSTSRFSSSTEQSSASRLMRRHKRRRRKQKAPRIERSSSFSSITDSTMSLNIITVTLNMEKYNFLGISIVGQSNERGDGGIYIGSIMKGGAVAADGRIEPGDMLLQVNDINFENMSNDDAVRVLREIVHKPGPITLTVAKCWDPSPRGCFSLPRSEPIRPIDPAAWVSHTAAMTGTYPAYGMSPSMSTITSTSSSITSSIPETERLDDFHLSIHSDMATIVKAMASPESGLEVRDRMWLKITIPNAFIGSDVVDWLYHHVEGFTDRRESRKYASNLLKAGYIRHTVNKITFSEQCYYIFGDLCGNMANLSLHDHDGSSGASDQDTLAPLPHPGAAPWPMAFPYQYPPPHPYNPHPGFPDPGYSYGGGSAGSQHSEGSRSSGSNRSGSERRKEREKTGESKSGGSGSESDHTTRSSMRRERAASERSVPASQHSQRSQHSLAHSIRSHHSQQSYGPPGLPPLFSPPMLLMPPPPSAMGPPGAPPGRDLASVPPELTASRQSFRMAMGNPSEFFVDVM
- the DVL3 gene encoding segment polarity protein dishevelled homolog DVL-3 isoform X2, translated to MAAAETKIIYHLDEQETPYLVKLPIPAERVTLGDFKGLLNRPNYKFYFKSMDDDFGVVKEEISDDNAKLPCFNGRVVSWLVSAEGSHSDAGSVCADNQTELPPSMERTGGIGDSRPPSFHPNTGGSRENLDNETETDSVVSSQRERPRRTDGPEHAPRVNGTVKGERRRDLGGYESSSTLMSSELETTSFFDSDEDDSTSRFSSSTEQSSASRLMRRHKRRRRKQKAPRIERSSSFSSITDSTMSLNIITVTLNMEKYNFLGISIVGQSNERGDGGIYIGSIMKGGAVAADGRIEPGDMLLQVNDINFENMSNDDAVRVLREIVHKPGPITLTVAKCWDPSPRGCFSLPRIAPQRIWAGPDSPCSDPGEPIRPIDPAAWVSHTAAMTGTYPAYGMSPSMSTITSTSSSITSSIPETERLDDFHLSIHSDMATIVKAMASPESGLEVRDRMWLKITIPNAFIGSDVVDWLYHHVEGFTDRRESRKYASNLLKAGYIRHTVNKITFSEQCYYIFGDLCGNMANLSLHDHDGSSGASDQDTLAPLPHPGAAPWPMAFPYQYPPPHPYNPHPGFPDPGYSYGGGSAGSQHSEGSRSSGSNRSGSERRKEREKTGESKSGGSGSESDHTTRSSMRRERAASERSVPASQHSQRSQHSLAHSIRSHHSQQSYGPPGLPPLFSPPMLLMPPPPSAMGPPGAPPGRDLASVPPELTASRQSFRMAMGNPSEFFVDVM
- the DVL3 gene encoding segment polarity protein dishevelled homolog DVL-3 isoform X1, coding for MAAAETKIIYHLDEQETPYLVKLPIPAERVTLGDFKGLLNRPNYKFYFKSMDDDFGVVKEEISDDNAKLPCFNGRVVSWLVSAEGSHSDAGSVCADNQTELPPSMERTGGIGDSRPPSFHPNTGGSRENLDNETETDSVVSSQRERPRRTDGPEHAPRVNGTVKGERRRDLGGYESSSTLMSSELETTSFFDSDEDDSTSRFSSSTEQSSASRLMRRHKRRRRKQKAPRIERSSSFSSITDSTMSLNIITVTLNMEKYNFLGISIVGQSNERGDGGIYIGSIMKGGAVAADGRIEPGDMLLQVNDINFENMSNDDAVRVLREIVHKPGPITLTVAKCWDPSPRGCFSLPRSKWIADPPLTLVPSSFAPQRIWAGPDSPCSDPGEPIRPIDPAAWVSHTAAMTGTYPAYGMSPSMSTITSTSSSITSSIPETERLDDFHLSIHSDMATIVKAMASPESGLEVRDRMWLKITIPNAFIGSDVVDWLYHHVEGFTDRRESRKYASNLLKAGYIRHTVNKITFSEQCYYIFGDLCGNMANLSLHDHDGSSGASDQDTLAPLPHPGAAPWPMAFPYQYPPPHPYNPHPGFPDPGYSYGGGSAGSQHSEGSRSSGSNRSGSERRKEREKTGESKSGGSGSESDHTTRSSMRRERAASERSVPASQHSQRSQHSLAHSIRSHHSQQSYGPPGLPPLFSPPMLLMPPPPSAMGPPGAPPGRDLASVPPELTASRQSFRMAMGNPSEFFVDVM
- the DVL3 gene encoding segment polarity protein dishevelled homolog DVL-3 isoform X3, whose amino-acid sequence is MAAAETKIIYHLDEQETPYLVKLPIPAERVTLGDFKGLLNRPNYKFYFKSMDDDFGVVKEEISDDNAKLPCFNGRVVSWLVSAEGSHSDAGSVCADNQTELPPSMERTGGIGDSRPPSFHPNTGGSRENLDNETETDSVVSSQRERPRRTDGPEHAPRVNGTVKGERRRDLGGYESSSTLMSSELETTSFFDSDEDDSTSRFSSSTEQSSASRLMRRHKRRRRKQKAPRIERSSSFSSITDSTMSLNIITVTLNMEKYNFLGISIVGQSNERGDGGIYIGSIMKGGAVAADGRIEPGDMLLQVNDINFENMSNDDAVRVLREIVHKPGPITLTVAKCWDPSPRGCFSLPRSKWIADPPLTLVPSSCEPIRPIDPAAWVSHTAAMTGTYPAYGMSPSMSTITSTSSSITSSIPETERLDDFHLSIHSDMATIVKAMASPESGLEVRDRMWLKITIPNAFIGSDVVDWLYHHVEGFTDRRESRKYASNLLKAGYIRHTVNKITFSEQCYYIFGDLCGNMANLSLHDHDGSSGASDQDTLAPLPHPGAAPWPMAFPYQYPPPHPYNPHPGFPDPGYSYGGGSAGSQHSEGSRSSGSNRSGSERRKEREKTGESKSGGSGSESDHTTRSSMRRERAASERSVPASQHSQRSQHSLAHSIRSHHSQQSYGPPGLPPLFSPPMLLMPPPPSAMGPPGAPPGRDLASVPPELTASRQSFRMAMGNPSEFFVDVM